One Burkholderia vietnamiensis LMG 10929 genomic window, CGCGTTGCCGCGCCCCCGAACATAGCCAGTTCTGGATTAATGCCCGGCTGTATTGCGCGCCATAATCGTCGCCGTCCGTATCGAGAAGCATTACGTTGCTGCTGACGTCGCCTCGCCCGACCTGCACGTCGGGCTGGCCCACCGCCACGTACCACGCGCAGCCGACGCTCGCGCTCGGCTGCGTGTCGGTGCAGACCAGCTCGTAGTAGCCGGCATTGACGGCGCTGATCCCCTCGCCCCAAAGATCATGCAGCAGTTCCGAATCGGGCTGACACATATGCTGACGGAAACGCAACGCGTAAAATGCGGGCAAAGTCAATCGTATGTATCCATCGTTCCATTTTTTTTGCATATCGGTTATCTCGACGTGACACCTGTTAAAATCGCTTCCGAATAGGCCGGCAAGATTCACGGTGGTCGGCCAGACGAGGGCTATTGCAACGCTCGTAGCGCGCCCGCGTTGTGATTCTTGATAGCCGGTTCGATCGCGCGCATGTGATTCAGGATTATTGCAGATCGTCTGATGAATGACATCGCATTATCAGCCCGTGAAAAGGGGGCACGCCTGCGTGAAATTGAGCGTTTCGAGCGTCTCATCGTCAGTGCGGATGCTCCGCGAAATCCGTCGTCAAGCAAAAAATATCACCGGCGCCATGCTTTCTGCCTGATACCCGGAAAATTCAACCCCACCCTGGAATATCGTTTAATAAGAATCGACCGATGTGTCGACTACACGATATAGCTGCCTCATGGGTAAGATTGACCGAAAAGGTAATGATATGCAGGCTTGGAGAGAAAAGTATCTGAATGGATTCGCCACCGCAAAATCCGAGGCCGACGTGTTTCTGGAGTTTTCGGCGGATGTGCGGGCGCTCGGATTCGACCACTGTTCATTCGGTCTGCGCATACCGTTGCCGATCAGCAAGCCGCAGTTCATGCTGCAGTCCAACTATCCGCAGACGTGGGTCGAACGCTATGTGAGCCAGAACTATTTCGCCGTGGACCCGACGGTCCGGCACGGGTTGAGCCGGATGAGCCCGCTGATCTGGCGCGCCGACAGCCAGACGCAGTGCGTCCAGTTTTGGGAGGAGGCGGACCAACACGGCCTGCGGCACGGCTGGTGCATGCCGTCCGTCAGCCGCACCGGCGCGATCGGGCTCATCACGATGGTCCGGTCCGGCGAACCGATCGAGGAACGCGAGCTCGCGGAAAAGGGATACCAGATGTCATGGCTCGCCAACACGGCCAACTATGCGATGAGCATGCATCTGCTCCAGCGGCTCGTGCCCGAATACACCGTCGAGCTGACCGTACGCGAGCGCGAGGCGCTGCAATGGTCCGCTGCGGGGAAAACCTACGCGGAGATCGGCAAGATCATGCATGTCGACGACCGCACCGTCAAATTCCACCTCGTCAATGCGATGCGCAAGCTGAACGCGGCCAACAAGACCGAAGCCGCGGTCAAGGCCACCATGCTAGGGCTTTTGTTCTGACGATTCGATTCATCGAGCCTCGGCCGGCGTTCGGCACACCGGCCTCATGGCTCAAGGTCACGCAACCGTCCGGGCGGACATTCGCAGCCGCCCTCGATTACCTAGGTAATTGACACCTATCGACCTAGGTAATTGGCGTCCCTACCATGGTTTTCGGCGCGAACCCAAGCGCCACACCTAGAGAGGACACGACCATGACCACCCAGGACGTCGATACCCGCACGCTACGGCGTGTGATCGCCGCAGCGTCGATCGGCAATTTCGTCGAATGGTTCGATTTCGCCGCCTACGGCTTCCTCGCGACGATCCTGACGCGCGAGTTTTTCCCGAGCGGCGATCCGACGATCGGGCTGCTGAAGACGTTCGCCGTGTTTGCGGTGGCGTTCGCGTTCCGTCCGCTCGGCGGCCTGGTGTTCGGCGTGATCGGCGACCGGATCGGCCGCAAGCGCACGCTCGCGCTGACGATCCTGATGATGGCCGGGTCGACGACGCTGATCGGCCTGCTGCCCACTTACGCGAGCATCGGCTACTGGGCGCCGCTGCTGCTCACGATCATTCGCTGCGTGCAGGGCTTTTCGGCCGGCGGCGAATATGCGGGTGCCTGCGCGTACGTGATGGAACACGCGCCGCGCCGCCGCCGCGCGTTCTTCGGCAGCTTCGTGCCGGTCTCGACGTTCTCGTCGTTCGCGTGCGCGGCCGTGGTCGCGTATCTGCTCGAATCGTCGCTGTCGTCGCAGGCGATGATCGACTGGGGCTGGCGCGTGCCGTTCCTCATCGCGGCGCCGGTCGGGTTGATCGGCGTCTATCTGCGCGTGAACCTGAACGAAACGCCTGCGTTCCAGGCGCTCGAGGGCAAGCACGACGTCGCGCATGCGCCGCTGATGGAAACGCTGCGCTCGCAATCGTGGAACATCCTGAAGCTCGGTGCGTTCGTGTCGGTCACCGCGCTGTCGTTCTATACGTTCACGACGTACTTCTCGACCTACCTCCAGGTCGCCGGCCACCTGTCGCGCGGCACGTCGCTGCTCGTGACGGTGCTTGCGCTGTTCTTCGCCGCGGCACTGTGTCCGGTCGCCGGCTTCTTCTCCGACCTCGTCGGCCGCCGCGCGACGATCGCGACCACCGGCCTGTTCATCATCGTGTCGGTGTATCCGGCGTTCTCGCTCGGCGGCTCGGGCGTGTTGTCGCAATCGCTGCTCGGCGTCGCTCTGCTGGCGATCGGCGCGGTGTTCTCCGGCGTGGTGACGGCACCGCTGATGTCCGAAGTGTTCGCGACGAAGACCCGCTATACGGCCTCCGCGATCACCTACAACCTCGCCTACACGATCTTCGGCGGCACCGCGCCGCTCGTCGCGACGTGGCTGATCTCCGCGACCGGCACCAACCTGTCGCCCGCGTACTACCTGATCGCCGTGGCGATCTTCGCGATGATCGGCGGGCTGGCGCTGCCGGAAACGTCGAAGACGGCGCTCGAGGACGCCGGCCCGGCGACGGGCCGAGCGGCCCGCAACGCGGAGCGCAGCGTCGAAGGCGCCGTGTGAGCGGCGGGCGGATATCATGAACGGTCTTCACGATTCCGCCCTTGTCACCGACCGCCCGGTTCGAACGTCGTTCGGGCCGGGCGACGGGATGCCGACCATCACCGACACGATGTCCAGCCTCGACTACGAAGATCTCTTCAGGCACCTGCCCGTCGCGGCGATCGTGGCGAAAGAGCGGATCATGGTCGAGTGCAACGAGAAGGCGCTGCAGCTGTTCAGGGCGACCCGCGACGACATCATCGACCAGTCGTTCGCGAAGCTCTATCCGCAACAGAAGGACTTCGCGACGACCGGCCGCCGCCTAGCGCCGCTGCTCGCGAAGCATGCCGGCTTCAGCGACGACCGCATCATGCGGCGGGTCGACGGCAGTCATTTCTGGGTCACCGTCCGCGGCTTCGGATACAACCCGAAGCGGCCGTTCGAGCTGGCCGTGTGGACCTTCACCGATCTGTCGGAAAACTCCAAGCATCCCGATGTCACCGGCACGCTGACCGATCGCGAGCGCGACGTCGCCGCGCTGCTGGTGCATGGCCTGACGAGCAAGGAAATCGGCAAGGAGTTGAGCATCAGCCCGCGCACCGTCGATATTCATCGTGCGAGTTTGTTGAGGAAGTATGAGGTGCGCACGACGCATGACCTGATTGCGTGCTTGCTGGCTTGAGCGTCCCGCCCGGCCCCCACTGCGCGCTGCACGGCCGCCGCGGACGAAAAAAAGCCCGGCAAAGCCGGGCAAATCAGATCGAGATCCGAGGAGAACCCCGCCCGGACCACGCCAGGCGAGCGCGCCGCACTACACGACGTTCTTTTCGACGATCGG contains:
- a CDS encoding DUF4902 domain-containing protein, with protein sequence MQKKWNDGYIRLTLPAFYALRFRQHMCQPDSELLHDLWGEGISAVNAGYYELVCTDTQPSASVGCAWYVAVGQPDVQVGRGDVSSNVMLLDTDGDDYGAQYSRALIQNWLCSGARQRALESAVVADH
- a CDS encoding PAS and helix-turn-helix domain-containing protein; the encoded protein is MPTITDTMSSLDYEDLFRHLPVAAIVAKERIMVECNEKALQLFRATRDDIIDQSFAKLYPQQKDFATTGRRLAPLLAKHAGFSDDRIMRRVDGSHFWVTVRGFGYNPKRPFELAVWTFTDLSENSKHPDVTGTLTDRERDVAALLVHGLTSKEIGKELSISPRTVDIHRASLLRKYEVRTTHDLIACLLA
- a CDS encoding MFS transporter translates to MTTQDVDTRTLRRVIAAASIGNFVEWFDFAAYGFLATILTREFFPSGDPTIGLLKTFAVFAVAFAFRPLGGLVFGVIGDRIGRKRTLALTILMMAGSTTLIGLLPTYASIGYWAPLLLTIIRCVQGFSAGGEYAGACAYVMEHAPRRRRAFFGSFVPVSTFSSFACAAVVAYLLESSLSSQAMIDWGWRVPFLIAAPVGLIGVYLRVNLNETPAFQALEGKHDVAHAPLMETLRSQSWNILKLGAFVSVTALSFYTFTTYFSTYLQVAGHLSRGTSLLVTVLALFFAAALCPVAGFFSDLVGRRATIATTGLFIIVSVYPAFSLGGSGVLSQSLLGVALLAIGAVFSGVVTAPLMSEVFATKTRYTASAITYNLAYTIFGGTAPLVATWLISATGTNLSPAYYLIAVAIFAMIGGLALPETSKTALEDAGPATGRAARNAERSVEGAV
- a CDS encoding helix-turn-helix transcriptional regulator produces the protein MGKIDRKGNDMQAWREKYLNGFATAKSEADVFLEFSADVRALGFDHCSFGLRIPLPISKPQFMLQSNYPQTWVERYVSQNYFAVDPTVRHGLSRMSPLIWRADSQTQCVQFWEEADQHGLRHGWCMPSVSRTGAIGLITMVRSGEPIEERELAEKGYQMSWLANTANYAMSMHLLQRLVPEYTVELTVREREALQWSAAGKTYAEIGKIMHVDDRTVKFHLVNAMRKLNAANKTEAAVKATMLGLLF